DNA sequence from the Acidisarcina polymorpha genome:
CCGCGCCGCCACCCAAGGTCGTCGTCATCCCCGCACAGGGCGGAGCGAACGAAGCCATGCTGGCGTGGATTCGATCCGTCACCAGGGCAACCGATGTCACCATGGCGGTCTGCGTCGGTGCTTTCGTTCTGGCCGATACAGGCTTGTTGGCCGGAAGATCCGCCACCACCTTCCATAACGCATATGCACGATTTGAGGCGCGGTACCCCGATATCCACCTGAAGCGCGGAGCCAGGTTCGTGGAAGACGGCAATCTCGCCAGCGCAGGCGGGCTCTCGTCCGGCATCGATCTCGCGATTCGAGTCATAGAGCGCTACTACGGGCGGGAAGCAGCCGAGAAGACTGCATATCTGCTGGAGTATCAGGGCAAAGGTTGGCAGGACTCAAATTCGAACGAAATCTACGCAAAGTAAGCGGCCGAGGTCGTGCATCGGAATGCGATCACCGCCAGGGCTTGTAAGTCATCCAACATCAACCCCAAGGAGGCACACATGTTTGCAGTGATGGGAATCACCGGTAATGTAGGCGGAGCAGTCGCAGATACGCTTCTGCAGCACGGAGAACAGGTTCGTGGTATCGTCCGCGATCTTTCTAAAGCGCAGGCGTGGCAGGGTCGAGGCGTCGAAGTCGTCCCCTCGAACTACGACGATCTCCTAATCGAAGCCTTCCGCGGAGTCGAAGGCGTTTTCATCATGATCCCGCCAAACATGGTTCCTGAGCCCGGCTTTCCGGATAGCGTGGCCCGCATCGCGGCCATCAAGAAGGCGATCATCGCAGCCAAGCCGCCCAGGGCTGTCTTTCTTTCTTCCTGGGGTGCTGAGCAGCCCTCAGGTCTCGGTTTGATCACTCCAAATCGCATTCTCGAACAGGAGCTGGCAGACACAGGGGTTCCCGGTGCGTTTCTTCGCCCCGCCTGGTTTATGGAGAACCTTGTGTACAGCCTCTCCGGTGCTCGTTCCTCTGGCAATTATTTCTCCTTCTATCAGCCGCTCAAGCGTCCTTACGCGATGGTTGCCACAAAGGATGTCGGCGTCATAGGTGCGCAAACACTGCTGCAGTCCTGGCATCGTAATCGATTTATTGAAATCTCCGGCCCCGCTTCTTACTCGAGCGAGGACGCAGCTGCCGCGCTTGCAGCGGCGACGGGTCGGCCCGTCACTGCGGTCGCCGTGCCTCGGGAACAGTGGGTCGACACACTAGCCCAGAACGGCATGCCTGGCGATCGCTCCGGTGCCTATATAGAGATGGTCGACAGTCTGAACAGCGGTTGGATCCACTTCGGTGTTCCTGGGACGGAACAGGCCAAAGGCGGGATCGACCTAATTCCCACCGTAACTGCTCTCGCAGAAAAGTCCGAATAACCTGTTGATCCGGTCAGGATTTTGTCAACTCAAGGAGTATCCATGCATACCTTTCCCATTCATACACCCAGCTCTGCCCCTGCAGCGTCGAAGCCTGCCCTGCAGCAGTTGCAGGACGGGTTCGGTTTTATCCCCAACGTCGCGGGCGCGATTGCGAACTCTCCTGTCTTGATGAAGGCCTTTGCTGCCGTTTTTGCAAATGTGCACAGTGGCAGTTTCGCCGAAGACGAGATACAGGTCGTCCTGCTTACGGACGCGGTTGCCAATGCCTCCGCCTGGGCTGTTGCCTTTCACAGCACCTTGGCCCTCCGGAATCACGTGTCGAACGAAGACGTTAAGGCCATCCGGGAGCGTCGACTGCCAAGTCAACCAAGACACGCAGCTCTTTCCGTCCTCGCACGCCAGTTCATCGAGAAGCGTGGACACATCTCTGCTGCAGAGATGCAAACCTTCCTGGATGCCGGCTTCAAGCAAGAACACATCCTGGAGATCTTGACAATCATTGCTGCTTCAACCATCACGAACTACGCCGCGACCGTCGCCAACCCACCGCTGGAACCACAGTTCCAGGAGCAATCCTGGAATCCGGAGGCGTAAAGGAGATCGTCCCATCTGTTCGATGCTCGTTCAAAGAGCATCGCTGGAAAGACGCAATGGGCCTAAGCCGCCCACTCATGAACTCCCAACCAATCATCGTACTTGTTCATGGTGCGATTACTGACGCTTCCCTGTGGAGTCTTGTTGCCCGGCAATTACAGCGCAAGGGTTACACCACGATTGCACCGCTTTGCCACTGCGCGGCCTCCAAGCTGGCGCGGAGTACCTGTCTTCAATCCTTGCAACCCTCAACGGCCCCTTTGTGCTCGTGGGACATTCGTATGGAGGATCGGTGATCTCGCACCACATTCTCACCAGGCATTCCCTAAAATCGCTTGTGTTTGTTTCTTTGCCGTCCGTCATCCACGATGAGGATGCTCAAGGGTCGCCGAGGGACTTCTTCACCTCGTCGGTGCGCATTCCTGGCTTCACAGTCTTGCTTTGAGCTGCGGAGACGGTCGATGGATCGGCGACAACTTTGTCAATCGCTCTCTTCACGTCGTCCGCGGTCGCGGTGTCGAGGCCGGGGAATCTCACATTCAGTTCCGCCATCGAGGTCGAA
Encoded proteins:
- a CDS encoding carboxymuconolactone decarboxylase family protein, translating into MHTFPIHTPSSAPAASKPALQQLQDGFGFIPNVAGAIANSPVLMKAFAAVFANVHSGSFAEDEIQVVLLTDAVANASAWAVAFHSTLALRNHVSNEDVKAIRERRLPSQPRHAALSVLARQFIEKRGHISAAEMQTFLDAGFKQEHILEILTIIAASTITNYAATVANPPLEPQFQEQSWNPEA
- a CDS encoding DJ-1/PfpI family protein; its protein translation is MNRRTLLPRSAAFGHGPVISSLPTETVLAATSTDPGSGAPEHQLKDRSNPLTLPQCGVIPVAFPISQGVVIIDFCGPWEVFNSADLPGHQGKVFETYTVAETLEPITASGGMKIIPNYTFETAPPPKVVVIPAQGGANEAMLAWIRSVTRATDVTMAVCVGAFVLADTGLLAGRSATTFHNAYARFEARYPDIHLKRGARFVEDGNLASAGGLSSGIDLAIRVIERYYGREAAEKTAYLLEYQGKGWQDSNSNEIYAK
- a CDS encoding NmrA family NAD(P)-binding protein; translated protein: MFAVMGITGNVGGAVADTLLQHGEQVRGIVRDLSKAQAWQGRGVEVVPSNYDDLLIEAFRGVEGVFIMIPPNMVPEPGFPDSVARIAAIKKAIIAAKPPRAVFLSSWGAEQPSGLGLITPNRILEQELADTGVPGAFLRPAWFMENLVYSLSGARSSGNYFSFYQPLKRPYAMVATKDVGVIGAQTLLQSWHRNRFIEISGPASYSSEDAAAALAAATGRPVTAVAVPREQWVDTLAQNGMPGDRSGAYIEMVDSLNSGWIHFGVPGTEQAKGGIDLIPTVTALAEKSE